In a single window of the Gossypium hirsutum isolate 1008001.06 chromosome A13, Gossypium_hirsutum_v2.1, whole genome shotgun sequence genome:
- the LOC107894365 gene encoding uncharacterized protein, with amino-acid sequence MENEFLSKVEDNVVVRAWSEKLQSERGDSLAEGYILELQDFSSVNVVQNELQELKDIWGSWDEGIKQLFYQSYGDISYLLDIRVDKHLFRVIVQFWNSAYKCFTFGEVDLVPTIEEYTTLLRCPKIQVRKTYAQVFSSQTFMKNLMSISGMNEPWVTAQIQQKGDSKCIPWENLRDLILTHPDERKRVDIFALSIYRLVIFPKALRHVDEAVIDLFDRLEKGITPVLTILAETFRSLSSCRKTVSRALWEGRQGFLPGLFRRFFPVKRRGSYTKERGYLGGEVDGHSSEPQRGGIEWRAYWMVPDEIMYRCGNFDWVPLLGIWGATGYTPLLALRQYKSRQFVPTTYWLAQSEFFFKGAHYKKKVRELSDAWKQTCWMKRLAVGSMVMPEYGEWFKKRVNDNVPRPSLKNARPTGEHLQVAPSELEIIKQDFEKKSSELGKKIEQLEEEKMHLRLGADV; translated from the exons atggagaatgaatttcttagtaaAGTCGAGGATAATGTGGTTGTCCGTGCATGGTCAGAGAAGCTACAATCAGAGAGAGGGGATAGCTTAGCAGAAGGATATATATTAGAGTTGCAGGATTTCAGTAGCGTCAATGTAGTACAAAATGAGCTACAAGAGTTGAAAGACATTTGGGGTAGTTGGGATGAAGGAATCAAGCAGTTGTTTTATCAAAGCTATGGTGATATATCCTACTTGCTAGACATTAGAGTGGACAAACATCTATTTCGGGTTATAGTTCAGTTTTGGAATTCTGCGtacaagtgtttcacttttggagaagTGGATTTAGTACCTACTATAGAGGAATACACTACTCTGCTCAGGTGTCCAAAAATTCAGGTCCGGAAGACTTATGCCCAGGTTTTTAGTAGTCAGACTTTCATGAAGAACTTGATGAGCATTTCTGGGATGAACGAGCCTTGGGTCACTGCTCAGATTCAACAAAAAGGAGACAGTAAATGTATCCCTTGGGAGAATTTGCGAGATTTGATCTTGACACATCCAGACGAAAGAAAGAGGGTCGACATCTTCGCCTTAAGCATCTACAgattggtaatttttcctaaggctTTGAGGCATGTGGACGAGGCAGTCATTGACTTATTTGATCGTCTTGAGAAGGGAATCACTCCGGTACTGACGATATTGGCTGAGACGTTCAGATCTTTAAGCTCATGTAGGAAGACAG TTTCACGGGCACTTTGGGAAGGTAGACAAGGTTTCCTACCGGGTCTTTTCCGAAGGTTCTTCCCCGTTAAAAGAAGAGGCAGCTATACAAAGGAGAGAGGATATCTCGGAGGAGAAGTGGACGGACATTCTTCTGAACCTCAAAGAGGGGGTATCGAGTGGAGAGCTTATTGGATGGTTCCCGACGAGATTATGTACCGATGTGGTAACTTCGATTGGGTGCCATTgttaggaatttggggagctaccgGGTATACTCCATTACTTGCGTTGAGGCAATATAAGTCAAGGCAGTTTGTACCCACGACCTACTGGCTTGCTCAGAGTGAATTCTTTTTCAAAGGTGCTCACTATAAGAAGAAAGTTCGGGAGCTATCAGATGCTTGGAAGCAAACTTGTTGGATGAAGAGGTTGGCCGTCGGTTCCATGGTAATGCCCGAGTATGGCGAATGGTTTAAGAAGAGAGTTAATGATAACGTTCCTAGACCAAGCTTGAAGAATGCTCGACCTACGGGAGAACACTTGCAAGTCGCCCCGTcagagttggaaattataaagcaAGACTTCGAGAAGAAAAGTTCAGAGCTTGGGAAGAAGATCGAACAATTAGAGGAAGAGAAGATGCACCTAAGGTTAGGCGCTGATGTCTAG